A portion of the Mycobacterium paraseoulense genome contains these proteins:
- a CDS encoding SDR family NAD(P)-dependent oxidoreductase, translating to MGAFTDKCVIVTGAAGGIGTALSERFAVAGASLVLADINEEGLTKLAEKLEGDYRAPVVTSAGDLSTPEAAEQMVHKALSVFHRLDVLVNNAGGGVIQPTLKHTEDTLQATINRNLWSALRSTLAALPVMLEAGKGRVIFIGADSVRNGLEDHAIYNAAKGGVHAVAGSLSREFGKQGVTFNVVAPPAVRSPEFERFLREQPELTQRFVSQIPMGRPAEMSEVAAAVEFLAGDEAGFINGQVIGVNGGSTLA from the coding sequence ATGGGCGCTTTCACCGACAAATGCGTCATCGTCACCGGTGCCGCGGGAGGCATCGGAACCGCGCTCAGTGAGCGGTTCGCGGTCGCCGGGGCATCGCTGGTACTGGCCGACATCAACGAAGAGGGGCTGACCAAACTCGCTGAAAAGCTGGAGGGCGACTATCGTGCGCCGGTCGTCACCAGCGCGGGTGACCTGAGCACGCCAGAGGCGGCCGAGCAGATGGTGCACAAAGCGTTGTCGGTGTTCCACCGGCTGGACGTCCTCGTCAACAACGCCGGTGGTGGTGTCATCCAGCCCACCCTGAAACACACAGAGGACACGCTGCAGGCCACCATCAATCGCAATCTGTGGTCGGCACTGCGGTCGACGTTGGCCGCGCTGCCCGTAATGCTCGAGGCCGGCAAGGGTCGAGTGATCTTTATCGGGGCGGACTCGGTCCGCAACGGCTTGGAGGATCACGCGATTTACAACGCCGCCAAGGGCGGCGTGCATGCGGTGGCCGGCAGCCTGTCACGGGAATTCGGCAAGCAGGGCGTGACTTTCAACGTGGTGGCACCGCCGGCGGTCCGGTCGCCTGAGTTCGAGCGGTTCCTGCGGGAACAGCCGGAGCTCACGCAGCGCTTCGTCTCTCAGATCCCGATGGGCAGACCCGCCGAAATGAGCGAGGTGGCGGCCGCCGTCGAGTTCCTCGCCGGCGATGAAGCTGGCTTCATCAACGGTCAGGTGATCGGGGTAAACGGCGGATCGACGCTTGCATGA
- a CDS encoding fumarylacetoacetate hydrolase family protein has protein sequence MKIARIRLQDSDSWALVNVETATVQPISGEISDWGAAAAEGRPDFELSGPPIALHDVRLLPPITATSTIVGVGMNYWSHLEKLGVTERPETTVGFLKPRVAIIGHDDEMANPGVTNQLDYEVELVAVLARSVREVAGQLTDAVLGYTVGNDVSARDTPSPLGGIDLFTMKALTAATPLGPWITTKDEFGGSGQIDVEISLRVNGEERQRDRTGKMIWTIDECLEYVVARMELNPGDVLFTGTTHGVGFEDGRYLREGDVVEAEIEGIGVLRNVVGAKP, from the coding sequence ATGAAAATTGCACGAATCCGTCTGCAGGACAGTGATTCCTGGGCACTAGTCAACGTCGAAACCGCGACGGTGCAGCCGATCAGCGGCGAGATCTCCGACTGGGGCGCCGCAGCCGCGGAAGGTCGGCCCGACTTCGAACTCAGCGGTCCGCCAATCGCGTTGCACGATGTCCGGCTGCTGCCGCCCATCACCGCAACCTCGACGATCGTAGGCGTAGGAATGAACTACTGGTCTCATCTGGAGAAGCTCGGCGTTACCGAAAGACCTGAAACGACAGTCGGATTCCTCAAGCCGCGTGTCGCGATCATCGGCCATGACGACGAGATGGCTAACCCCGGGGTCACGAACCAGCTCGATTACGAGGTCGAATTAGTCGCAGTGCTCGCGCGTTCAGTTCGAGAAGTTGCCGGCCAACTCACCGACGCGGTGTTGGGGTACACCGTCGGCAACGACGTGAGTGCACGTGACACTCCCTCGCCTTTGGGCGGGATAGACCTGTTCACGATGAAGGCGCTCACCGCGGCCACCCCGCTTGGGCCCTGGATCACCACCAAGGATGAGTTCGGTGGTTCGGGTCAGATCGACGTTGAGATTTCTCTTCGGGTCAATGGAGAGGAACGCCAGCGCGACCGCACCGGGAAGATGATCTGGACCATCGACGAATGTTTGGAGTACGTGGTCGCCAGGATGGAGCTCAACCCCGGCGATGTCCTGTTCACCGGCACGACGCACGGCGTCGGCTTCGAGGACGGTCGCTATCTCCGCGAAGGCGACGTGGTGGAGGCCGAGATCGAAGGGATCGGTGTGCTCCGCAACGTCGTCGGTGCCAAACCCTGA
- a CDS encoding YceI family protein: MTPEIAGYAPGTWTVDSTRSSLRFSVSHLSVFSARGTLGVRGQVVVADDPVDSSVATTIDLTSVNTSNRRRDKAIGSASLLDVGNNPTASYRSTGVRLDTAASDPAAFLLDGELTLLGATRPVPLRIRVESFATDDGRPRLVVTGRGQFDRRDFGLTYHVRPRFLDRAIGAVVDVEVHLEGSYENCTNPSAGQ; encoded by the coding sequence GTGACACCAGAAATAGCGGGCTATGCACCGGGCACCTGGACGGTCGATTCGACGCGATCGTCACTAAGGTTCTCCGTGTCCCATCTGAGCGTGTTCAGTGCACGCGGCACGCTCGGCGTGCGCGGGCAGGTCGTCGTCGCCGACGATCCGGTGGATTCCTCGGTGGCTACGACGATCGACCTCACATCGGTCAATACCAGCAACCGTCGCCGTGACAAGGCAATCGGGTCGGCATCACTGCTGGATGTAGGCAACAACCCGACAGCATCCTATCGCTCGACGGGGGTGCGTCTGGACACGGCTGCCAGCGATCCCGCCGCCTTTCTGTTGGATGGCGAGCTGACGTTGCTCGGCGCCACACGACCAGTTCCGCTGCGGATTCGAGTGGAGTCGTTCGCCACTGACGACGGCCGACCGCGATTGGTCGTCACGGGACGCGGCCAGTTCGATCGACGTGATTTTGGGCTGACCTATCACGTTCGTCCCCGGTTTCTCGATCGCGCCATTGGGGCCGTCGTGGACGTTGAGGTGCACCTGGAGGGATCTTATGAAAATTGCACGAATCCGTCTGCAGGACAGTGA
- a CDS encoding aromatic-ring-hydroxylating dioxygenase subunit beta, whose amino-acid sequence MTGTLPVGSTRAGQQTTHEVESFLYHEAELLDGWRLREWLQLLTEDCSYLVPATDAPHSTTPDRTVFIIADSRAQIDGRVQRLESEQAFVEQPRSRTRRLVTNVRVHEDGPTAYEVFSNFAVYRYRRGVSHVFTGEYRHLLVRGTDGGFRIRERRATLDCEELRPQGKVSFIL is encoded by the coding sequence ATGACCGGCACTCTGCCGGTGGGCTCGACGCGTGCCGGCCAGCAGACTACCCACGAAGTCGAGAGCTTCCTGTATCACGAAGCCGAGTTGCTCGACGGGTGGCGGCTGCGGGAGTGGCTGCAGTTGCTTACCGAGGACTGTTCCTACCTGGTACCGGCCACCGACGCGCCGCACTCCACCACCCCGGACCGAACGGTCTTCATCATCGCCGACTCTCGCGCGCAGATCGACGGACGGGTGCAACGGCTGGAAAGCGAGCAGGCATTCGTCGAACAACCACGGTCGCGAACGCGCCGACTGGTCACCAACGTGCGCGTGCACGAGGACGGCCCCACGGCCTACGAGGTCTTTTCCAACTTCGCGGTCTACCGCTACCGCCGCGGGGTATCCCACGTATTCACCGGCGAGTATCGCCATCTGCTCGTGCGGGGCACCGACGGGGGTTTCCGCATCCGTGAGCGGAGGGCAACCCTCGACTGCGAGGAATTGCGCCCCCAGGGCAAGGTCAGCTTCATCCTATGA
- a CDS encoding SDR family NAD(P)-dependent oxidoreductase, translating to MSRLDGKVAVVTGAGKGIGRGIARRFAREGAKVVIAEFDTAAGKQVAEDLGALGGEGLFVQTDVSHKSDIEDAITAAQDSFGGLDILVNNAVSLTPDVPLELKTDEMFEQMLVVALWSVWWGMQTAFPVMKAHGGGRIINFYSIDADNGNWVHGDYNTAKGGVQALTRTAGLQWARHNILVNAIAPIAASAAFEEMVSANPALLEAVPLMIPCGRMGDPEEDIAPVAAFLASDDARFITGATIPVDGGLHIPRLNTRPPDLSVFDSIPGRPGTTHVRSTEP from the coding sequence GTGAGCCGTCTGGATGGAAAGGTCGCCGTCGTCACCGGCGCCGGCAAGGGTATCGGGCGTGGAATCGCCCGCAGGTTTGCCCGCGAGGGTGCCAAGGTGGTCATCGCCGAGTTCGACACCGCCGCGGGTAAGCAGGTCGCTGAGGACCTAGGTGCGCTGGGCGGCGAGGGTTTGTTCGTCCAGACCGATGTGTCGCACAAGTCAGATATCGAGGACGCGATCACCGCGGCCCAAGACTCCTTCGGTGGTTTGGACATCCTTGTCAACAACGCGGTCTCGCTGACACCGGACGTTCCGTTGGAGCTAAAGACCGACGAGATGTTCGAGCAAATGCTCGTAGTTGCCCTGTGGAGCGTGTGGTGGGGGATGCAGACTGCGTTCCCCGTCATGAAGGCTCACGGTGGTGGCCGCATCATCAACTTTTATTCGATCGACGCCGATAACGGAAACTGGGTGCACGGTGACTACAACACCGCCAAGGGTGGTGTACAGGCGCTGACCCGCACGGCCGGTTTGCAGTGGGCCAGGCACAACATCCTGGTGAACGCGATCGCACCGATCGCCGCATCGGCTGCCTTCGAGGAGATGGTGTCCGCCAATCCTGCACTGCTCGAGGCGGTTCCGTTGATGATCCCCTGCGGGCGGATGGGTGACCCGGAAGAGGACATCGCCCCGGTGGCGGCGTTCTTGGCCAGCGACGATGCACGGTTCATCACCGGCGCGACCATCCCGGTCGACGGTGGCCTGCACATACCCCGGCTGAACACCCGGCCACCGGACCTCTCGGTGTTCGACTCGATACCCGGTAGACCAGGGACAACACACGTAAGGAGCACAGAGCCGTGA
- a CDS encoding fumarylacetoacetate hydrolase family protein: MRIANIGNRLNLVVPGGAIDVEKASGGVFSADPAEVYDRWAEFRHWVDSGSEFTPDPIDERALGAPSPRPRQVFSIGANYPDHAAEADFALPEVMEVFCKFPSSITGPNADVPLPKPTVDWEAELVVIIGSQAHGVSEGTAWSYVAGVTAGQDYSERERQMAATQWGLAKSYPAFGPTGPWLVTADELPDPDDIEISCTLNGKLVQHASTSRMIYSVPQIVAELSSFCTLYPGDVIFTGTMSGVGLLRKPPRYLKVGDVVVTEVNGVGRLRNTMVAGGNL, encoded by the coding sequence GTGCGGATAGCCAACATCGGCAATCGGCTTAATCTGGTCGTCCCCGGTGGTGCGATCGACGTCGAAAAAGCAAGCGGTGGTGTCTTTTCCGCCGACCCGGCTGAGGTCTACGACCGCTGGGCGGAATTTCGGCACTGGGTGGATTCCGGGTCAGAATTTACCCCTGACCCGATCGACGAGCGGGCTCTCGGTGCGCCCTCCCCCCGTCCCCGCCAGGTGTTTTCGATCGGGGCGAACTATCCCGACCACGCGGCGGAGGCCGACTTCGCCCTGCCCGAGGTCATGGAGGTCTTCTGCAAGTTCCCATCGTCCATCACCGGTCCGAATGCGGATGTCCCTCTGCCGAAGCCAACGGTGGACTGGGAGGCCGAACTGGTGGTGATAATCGGTTCCCAGGCGCATGGGGTGAGCGAGGGTACGGCCTGGAGCTACGTCGCCGGCGTGACGGCTGGCCAGGACTATTCGGAGCGGGAGCGCCAAATGGCCGCCACGCAATGGGGTTTGGCGAAGTCATATCCCGCGTTCGGGCCGACGGGGCCCTGGCTGGTCACCGCTGACGAGCTGCCCGATCCCGATGACATCGAGATCAGCTGCACACTCAACGGCAAGCTGGTCCAGCACGCCAGCACGTCGCGGATGATCTACTCGGTCCCGCAGATCGTCGCGGAACTCTCGTCTTTCTGCACGCTGTACCCGGGTGACGTGATCTTCACCGGCACGATGTCCGGCGTCGGCTTACTCCGCAAACCACCCCGCTACCTCAAGGTCGGGGACGTCGTGGTGACCGAGGTCAACGGGGTGGGACGGCTCCGGAACACCATGGTGGCCGGCGGGAACCTGTAG
- a CDS encoding aromatic ring-hydroxylating oxygenase subunit alpha gives MDGTPLSDLIDEEYREVSLRVLTDAELYQLELKHLFAKAWTVVAHEDEIPRADDYVLRYVGEDQVIVSRAADGSISVMLNVCTHRAARVCRFEAGNAKQFQCPYHGWAFKSDGTFLAAPIGRENMQGLLRSKKELSLLRGRVETYTGMIFVTFDEHAPSLRDYLGPMTWYWDLMFDRTRRGMTVLGHPQRFIIPANWKSAAEQFAGDIFHTLSLHRSMQELQLLSSEGPSQEPAMAGVSASFKGHFVRCFDLREEHYINALKGKNLAALTPMERLRLAPPPGMSPDMVEDLPQRFDEGQLEVLTQFTPQVGQLFPNVGALAMPFQFPDGTPSAFFSWRVWVPKGPDHFELFHWCVVERDAPKELAESINMMTAATFGISGFVESDDTDTWPMQSQAARGALGRQAKLRYQAITGENKPADWPGPGQVYAGFPKDDTQWNFWLRYTEFMEGSPW, from the coding sequence ATGGACGGAACACCCCTGTCGGATCTGATCGACGAGGAGTATCGCGAGGTGTCGCTGCGGGTCCTCACCGACGCGGAGCTTTACCAGCTCGAACTCAAACACCTCTTCGCGAAGGCCTGGACGGTGGTCGCGCACGAGGATGAGATCCCCAGAGCCGACGACTACGTCTTGCGCTATGTCGGCGAGGACCAGGTGATCGTCAGCCGCGCAGCCGACGGCAGTATCAGCGTGATGTTGAACGTGTGCACACACCGCGCCGCGCGGGTGTGCCGGTTCGAAGCCGGTAATGCCAAGCAGTTTCAATGCCCCTACCACGGTTGGGCGTTCAAGTCCGACGGCACCTTCTTGGCCGCACCCATCGGCCGGGAGAACATGCAGGGCCTGCTGCGGTCCAAGAAGGAGCTCAGCTTGCTGCGGGGCCGCGTGGAGACCTACACGGGCATGATCTTCGTGACCTTCGACGAGCACGCACCATCACTGCGCGATTATCTCGGACCGATGACGTGGTACTGGGATCTGATGTTCGACCGAACCCGCCGTGGCATGACTGTCCTGGGCCATCCGCAGCGCTTCATCATTCCCGCCAACTGGAAAAGCGCTGCCGAGCAGTTCGCCGGTGACATCTTCCACACCCTGTCGCTGCACCGCTCCATGCAAGAGTTACAGCTGCTTTCATCGGAAGGGCCGTCGCAGGAACCGGCGATGGCCGGCGTGAGCGCAAGCTTTAAGGGCCATTTCGTGCGGTGCTTCGACCTCAGAGAAGAGCACTACATCAATGCCCTGAAAGGAAAGAACCTGGCCGCGTTGACGCCGATGGAGCGGCTGCGGTTGGCACCGCCGCCGGGCATGTCACCCGACATGGTCGAGGACTTGCCGCAGCGCTTCGACGAAGGCCAACTGGAAGTCTTGACCCAGTTCACCCCGCAGGTTGGCCAGCTGTTCCCCAACGTCGGTGCGTTAGCCATGCCATTCCAGTTCCCCGACGGCACACCATCGGCGTTCTTCAGCTGGCGGGTCTGGGTCCCGAAAGGCCCGGACCACTTCGAGCTGTTCCACTGGTGCGTGGTAGAGCGCGACGCACCGAAAGAGCTCGCCGAATCCATAAACATGATGACCGCTGCTACGTTCGGGATCAGCGGGTTCGTCGAGTCGGACGACACCGACACTTGGCCGATGCAAAGCCAGGCCGCCCGCGGTGCGCTGGGCCGTCAGGCGAAGCTTCGCTATCAGGCCATCACCGGCGAGAACAAGCCCGCCGACTGGCCCGGTCCCGGACAGGTTTATGCCGGGTTCCCGAAAGACGACACGCAGTGGAACTTCTGGCTGCGCTACACCGAATTCATGGAAGGGAGCCCGTGGTGA
- a CDS encoding nuclear transport factor 2 family protein, protein MVSNHNDVQAAVEKFFSALAVGDRATCEELFTDDAVIWHNYDQLNQPKSEALQALSGLAQLRPQFDLIGRDFMDDGSCVQRHVVRLSLRDGETATIPVIQRIYFVEGRIRRIEEYMDSAQMGAAVQALQAGA, encoded by the coding sequence ATGGTTTCAAACCACAACGATGTGCAAGCCGCGGTGGAGAAGTTCTTCTCGGCGTTGGCGGTCGGGGATCGAGCGACCTGTGAGGAGCTGTTCACCGACGACGCGGTGATCTGGCATAACTACGACCAGCTGAACCAGCCGAAAAGCGAAGCGCTCCAAGCACTGTCGGGCCTCGCGCAGCTGCGGCCCCAGTTCGATCTTATCGGCCGTGACTTTATGGACGATGGCAGTTGCGTTCAACGGCATGTGGTGCGGCTATCGCTGCGCGACGGTGAGACAGCCACCATTCCGGTGATTCAGCGGATCTACTTCGTCGAGGGCCGGATCCGCCGGATCGAGGAGTACATGGATTCGGCCCAGATGGGGGCCGCGGTCCAAGCCCTACAAGCCGGCGCCTGA
- a CDS encoding VOC family protein produces MPGITDKYAGQPVLKVQRLGHGTLEVVDLARSRRFYEEVLGLEVIQPSSRSMMIRLNTNHAYAVVETGKESSMTMLAHNGLDVGSEEEVHAAHKKLLELKDEWGLKTITEPRHMHGDTSFYFTDPDGNWWEIVAVRENGYAADFADRERDLTGLHEFDGEAGNVNFSHTHDPNFRARVREVLDAKSRA; encoded by the coding sequence ATGCCAGGAATCACAGACAAGTACGCTGGCCAGCCCGTGCTGAAGGTTCAACGCCTTGGGCACGGCACCCTCGAGGTCGTCGACCTAGCCAGATCGCGGCGGTTCTATGAAGAAGTGCTTGGTCTCGAGGTCATCCAGCCGAGCAGCCGGTCCATGATGATCCGGCTCAACACCAACCATGCGTATGCGGTAGTGGAGACCGGCAAGGAGAGCTCAATGACGATGCTGGCCCACAACGGCCTCGACGTCGGCAGCGAGGAAGAGGTGCACGCCGCCCACAAGAAGTTGCTCGAGCTTAAGGACGAATGGGGCCTCAAGACGATCACCGAGCCGCGCCACATGCACGGAGACACGTCGTTCTACTTCACCGACCCGGACGGTAACTGGTGGGAGATCGTCGCGGTCCGTGAAAACGGCTATGCCGCCGACTTCGCCGACCGGGAGCGGGATTTGACCGGTCTACACGAATTCGACGGGGAAGCGGGAAATGTGAACTTCAGCCACACCCACGACCCCAACTTCCGCGCACGGGTCCGCGAGGTTCTTGACGCGAAGAGCAGGGCGTAA
- a CDS encoding TetR/AcrR family transcriptional regulator codes for MASKETTEARIFHGTLHALARQGPKKLTMSDIAGEAGVSAGTLYRYFKNKDDILRALSDYYVMGLRRVLQQAIEDEPKPEDRLRVVVDVMLRYWEETPGLLRLGEMEPGWVIGYIKSVWQPLSRVLHDALEPALVESPSIQLGAATVDEVVDLIMRVAVSNYFLPVRDYRELRDLCVALWTAAGLEPKKARARAGRKAAS; via the coding sequence TTGGCATCCAAGGAAACCACCGAGGCACGCATCTTCCACGGCACACTTCACGCGCTGGCTCGCCAAGGCCCAAAGAAGCTGACGATGAGTGACATCGCCGGCGAGGCGGGCGTGTCCGCAGGGACGCTCTACCGGTACTTCAAGAACAAAGACGACATCCTGCGGGCGCTTAGCGACTACTACGTGATGGGACTGCGGCGCGTGCTCCAGCAGGCAATCGAGGACGAGCCCAAGCCCGAGGATCGCCTTCGAGTGGTTGTCGATGTCATGCTGCGTTACTGGGAGGAAACTCCAGGATTGCTGCGACTCGGCGAGATGGAACCTGGCTGGGTGATTGGCTACATCAAGAGCGTGTGGCAGCCACTGTCGAGGGTGCTTCACGATGCTCTCGAGCCCGCCCTCGTCGAAAGCCCATCAATCCAACTTGGTGCGGCGACAGTGGACGAGGTAGTGGATCTCATTATGCGCGTCGCTGTTTCGAACTACTTCCTGCCTGTTCGCGACTACCGCGAACTGCGCGACCTCTGTGTAGCGCTGTGGACCGCCGCCGGCTTGGAGCCCAAGAAGGCGCGTGCCCGGGCCGGCCGTAAGGCGGCAAGCTGA
- a CDS encoding DODA-type extradiol aromatic ring-opening family dioxygenase — translation MGAVLAAGVTHFPPLALPDERMADVFRWALRDPELPTEKRVPAALSALLAKELADDDGLAAAAAHREELRRHFERVRTTLDEFAPDVVLIWGDDQYELFHEDCVPPFAVCAFDDLETRLWQRPFYKGRPNAWGEPEDTAYPIKGAARAGKKLTTELLGRGFDIAYSYQSLPDRPMPAAFANTLRYLDWDGAGFPYPALFFSINCYGRRLVKHKGGLAYLSSMPKDISELDPPAPSPARCFDLGAAVAEISLQSASRVALVASSSWSHAFLNEASHFLLPDTVRDRELFELLKGDKPGAWRDVTLEEVERAGQHEMLNWFCLAGAVDQLGVRPNWLTMVESDLFTSNKVFGVYDVAGGN, via the coding sequence ATGGGCGCCGTACTCGCCGCAGGTGTGACACATTTCCCACCGCTGGCGCTCCCGGACGAGCGAATGGCCGACGTGTTCCGTTGGGCGCTTCGAGATCCCGAGCTGCCCACGGAGAAGCGGGTCCCAGCTGCACTGTCAGCTCTCCTAGCCAAAGAGTTGGCAGACGACGATGGGCTGGCCGCCGCGGCGGCTCATCGCGAGGAGCTGCGGCGACACTTCGAACGGGTGCGGACTACTCTCGACGAGTTCGCTCCCGATGTGGTCTTGATCTGGGGTGACGATCAATACGAGCTGTTCCACGAGGATTGCGTACCGCCGTTTGCTGTATGTGCGTTCGACGACCTCGAAACCCGGCTCTGGCAGCGGCCGTTCTACAAGGGACGGCCCAACGCATGGGGGGAGCCCGAGGACACGGCGTACCCGATCAAGGGCGCGGCTCGAGCCGGCAAGAAGCTCACCACCGAACTCCTCGGCCGCGGTTTTGACATCGCCTACAGCTACCAGTCGCTGCCCGACCGGCCGATGCCGGCTGCGTTCGCCAACACCCTGCGCTACCTCGACTGGGACGGTGCGGGATTCCCGTATCCGGCGCTGTTCTTCTCGATCAACTGTTACGGCCGGCGGCTGGTCAAACACAAAGGGGGACTGGCCTATCTGAGCAGCATGCCCAAGGACATCTCCGAGCTGGACCCGCCGGCGCCCTCGCCGGCACGCTGTTTCGATCTCGGGGCGGCAGTCGCCGAGATCAGTCTGCAAAGCGCCTCCCGGGTCGCGCTGGTCGCGTCGTCGAGTTGGTCGCATGCATTCCTCAACGAGGCGAGCCATTTCCTGCTGCCCGACACGGTGCGCGACCGCGAGCTGTTCGAGTTGCTCAAGGGCGACAAACCGGGCGCGTGGCGCGATGTGACGCTGGAAGAAGTCGAGCGCGCGGGCCAGCACGAGATGCTCAACTGGTTCTGTCTCGCGGGCGCCGTGGATCAGCTCGGAGTTCGCCCGAACTGGCTGACGATGGTGGAAAGTGACCTCTTCACCTCCAACAAGGTGTTCGGCGTCTACGACGTCGCCGGAGGCAACTGA
- a CDS encoding aromatic-ring-hydroxylating dioxygenase subunit beta has protein sequence MVTAEATPAIDAQSAAGAQAGIGYPAPRGERVPVTDPRHLEILAFLEEESALLDADDLTGWLGVLAPDIVYRAPVRTTRDHRTRGVFEPDMYLFNENIMTLMMKIMRMTQTDSAWAENPLSRTHRIVHKIRAYRTDMPDEYEVHSSVLLLRSRYDDPKLETLPARRVDIIRTGEEWKIASRTVFFDQATLGVQNLAIYL, from the coding sequence GTGGTGACCGCAGAAGCTACCCCAGCAATCGACGCGCAGTCCGCGGCAGGCGCGCAGGCGGGTATCGGCTATCCGGCGCCGCGGGGGGAGCGGGTCCCCGTGACTGACCCACGTCATCTCGAGATCCTGGCCTTCCTCGAGGAGGAATCCGCGCTGCTCGACGCCGACGACTTGACCGGTTGGCTGGGCGTATTGGCGCCCGACATCGTGTATCGGGCGCCGGTGCGTACCACCCGTGATCACAGGACCAGGGGCGTGTTCGAGCCCGATATGTACCTGTTCAACGAGAACATCATGACTTTAATGATGAAGATCATGCGGATGACACAGACTGACAGCGCCTGGGCGGAGAATCCCCTGTCACGTACCCACCGGATCGTCCACAAGATTCGGGCATATCGGACCGACATGCCCGACGAGTACGAAGTGCACAGTTCCGTGTTGCTTTTGCGGTCGCGCTATGACGATCCGAAGCTGGAAACCCTTCCGGCGCGGCGCGTCGACATCATCCGCACTGGGGAGGAGTGGAAGATCGCCTCGCGGACAGTGTTTTTCGATCAGGCGACACTGGGCGTGCAAAACCTGGCCATCTACCTGTAG
- a CDS encoding aromatic ring-hydroxylating oxygenase subunit alpha, whose translation MSNTNGYKDLVVETPGVDFRVHRSVFTDELYLRREQKAIFANSWLYLGHASEVNRPGDFVTRKLLGERLIMCRDSNGTLRVFFNSCRHRGALVCRERSGNTERFRCIYHAWTYRNSGELIGVAERASFPPSFDVEKFGLDSPRYEIYRDFVFVTFNKAASSLKEFLDPVLPYLDSVIDQSLTGQMEVVEGTHFYRMGGNWKLIVENSLDGYHGMAVHKTYFAYLNGRGYSLGGGLDGVGLELGNGHAAMHYYAPFGRSMARPAPVMSERAKSLVDTLAKELVDKFGEETAELVGQQSKNILVYPNLLIIDAASLQLRVLDPIGVDHTDVTAWCLAPVGEDPELRRHRIEGYLEFLGPGGFATPDDNEVIEACQEGYGQVRGTEWSIVSKGMGKEVQNLTDEEQLRAFWRQWQKDIAGADDAPTERTPK comes from the coding sequence ATGAGCAATACCAACGGATACAAGGATTTGGTCGTAGAAACCCCGGGCGTGGATTTCCGGGTGCACCGGTCGGTTTTCACTGACGAGCTGTACCTGCGACGCGAGCAGAAAGCGATTTTCGCCAACAGCTGGCTGTACCTCGGACACGCCTCGGAGGTTAACCGACCAGGCGATTTCGTCACCCGAAAGCTTCTCGGCGAGCGGCTGATCATGTGCCGCGACAGCAACGGCACGCTCAGGGTCTTCTTCAACTCGTGCCGGCACCGGGGAGCCCTGGTCTGTCGCGAACGATCGGGTAACACCGAGAGGTTTCGGTGCATCTATCACGCATGGACCTACCGCAATTCGGGCGAATTGATCGGTGTCGCGGAGCGGGCATCGTTCCCGCCGAGCTTCGACGTCGAAAAGTTCGGCCTGGACTCGCCGCGGTACGAGATCTACCGCGATTTCGTGTTCGTCACGTTCAACAAGGCGGCGTCGTCGCTGAAGGAGTTCCTCGACCCCGTCCTGCCGTACCTGGATTCGGTCATCGACCAGTCGTTGACAGGGCAGATGGAGGTCGTCGAGGGGACGCATTTCTATCGAATGGGCGGAAACTGGAAGCTGATCGTCGAGAACAGCCTCGACGGCTACCACGGCATGGCGGTCCACAAGACGTACTTCGCCTATCTGAACGGGCGCGGCTACAGCCTTGGTGGCGGGCTCGACGGTGTCGGCCTCGAGTTGGGTAACGGGCATGCCGCAATGCATTACTACGCACCCTTCGGCCGTTCGATGGCCCGCCCGGCGCCGGTCATGAGTGAGCGCGCGAAGAGCCTGGTGGACACTCTCGCCAAAGAACTGGTGGACAAATTTGGCGAAGAGACCGCCGAACTCGTTGGGCAGCAGTCGAAAAACATTCTGGTGTATCCGAACCTGCTGATCATCGACGCGGCGTCGCTGCAGCTGCGGGTGCTGGACCCGATCGGCGTCGACCACACCGACGTCACCGCCTGGTGTCTGGCCCCGGTCGGTGAAGACCCCGAACTGCGCCGGCACCGTATTGAGGGCTATCTCGAGTTCCTCGGCCCCGGTGGGTTCGCCACGCCCGACGACAACGAAGTCATCGAAGCCTGCCAAGAAGGCTACGGGCAGGTGCGTGGCACCGAGTGGTCGATCGTCTCAAAAGGTATGGGCAAGGAAGTACAGAACCTGACCGATGAGGAACAACTGCGCGCGTTTTGGCGCCAATGGCAGAAGGACATCGCCGGAGCCGACGACGCGCCGACCGAGCGGACGCCGAAATGA